CAGATTCCAATAATCCAACGGTCATAGAAAATTCACAAGAATATTTTCACAACCGTAGGATCTGTTCCCTTAACCACCTTGTTGTGCAGGTCTCTATTAAATTTgtagaaaattagaaaacagCACCAAACTTATGTCTCTCATGTGACCGACCACCGCAACATCAGTTGACCTGTCTTTGCCCCCACTTTGTCTCCCCACACAAACTGAAACTTAGATATCAAACTGACTCAACGTGTCGATCTCTGAGTGGTTTCCGTAGGTTTTATCGTGTGGACCAACGAAGCAACGCATAAAAGCACGACGCGGTATAGTACCATCCATTACTACAATAAGAGAAGTGTGCGAGAGAAGAAAGTTCTCATATTTCATAACTCTatcgaataacaaaaaaaaaaaaagttcaaaaatggAGAAAGATGGACTCGGGCTTGAGATAACTGAGCTGAGACTAGGTCTTCCGGGGAcggagaagatgatgaagaagagaggtTTCACGGAGATGATCATGGCGTCTTCAGGAAGTAATAGTGATCAATGTGAAAGCGGTGTCGTTTCATCAGGTGGTGACGTAGGGAAAGTTAGTGAGTCTCCGGTTGCGAAAAGTCAGGTGGTGGGATGGCCGCCGGTTTGCTCTTACCGGAGGAAAAACAGTTGTAAGGAAGTTTCAACAACAAAAGTGGGGTTAGGGTATGTGAAAGTGAGCATGGATGGTGTGCCTTACTTGAGGAAGATGGATCTTGGTTCGAGCCAAGGTTATGATGATTTAGCCTTTGCTCTCGATAAGCTCTTCGGTTTCCATGGCATTGGTTAGTAATTCTCCTTATATCATGTGAAAGAAACTAATCCGATTGTAAGAAAGATCAGTTTAAGAATAAACATAACTAATTGAAGAATTATAACTAGGTTAATTAATACTAATGTGTTAATTATTTATAGACTTATTTATCACGAGAATTTCGATTTAGATGATTTAGGTTTTAGTCCTATAAAtctctgatgatgatgagtttCAGCTTTGATGGTCTGATTATGGTTTAACTCCTCAACTGTCTCATAATATCTGAAAATTTGTAGAAAAACTAGAGATTTACTATTCATTTACATTTCAcgtttttgaaaaacaatttaaattagCAAGTTTTTAATACCAGAAAATGGACTTTTCTACTTATAACAATACAAGCAACACCTaattaatatttacatatatatgtgcaGGAGTGGCCTTGAAAGATGGTGATAATTGCGAATACGTTACCATATACGAAGACAAAGATGGAGATTGGATGCTCGCGGGGGATGTACCTTGGGGGTGTGTTCATATCTTTTGAATTAGATTAGATCTCATTACATACTTTTATATGTCacagtttaaatttatatgggtttggatattttgattttgcagaaTGTTCATAGAATCATGCAAGAGGTTGAGGATTATGAAAAGATCGGATGCTACAGGGTTTGGCCTGCAGCCTAGAGGAGTAGACGAGTGATACGGTGACTTGACCAAGAAGCAAGGCACTGGTTGAAGAATTTAACCTTTAAACTTGATCAGGATCCTTTAGAACATTTtcttatttatgttatatataatatatgttatagTGTTATTCTATAAGACAAATTAAGTTATGGTTTGCATAATTATCTTCAGAAAGAcagctatatatatttattgagtATTGAATTAAgacattattttgtttaaaatccAATGTTATTCGGATCCATTTAAATACATGTAGGAAACCTTTGTAGCGTTTCCATGATTTCCTTCTTGTAATATTTGAATCATTTGTCTccaaaaatttgttaatttcatCATAATTCTATTCGTTTATTCGGATCCACacattattattaaatgatgattCCCTATGCtgcttttcaaatatttatttactaggataagatccgcgccttgcgcgggattaagttattatttttattatattttggagaatgaaacaatagtttggcttcatttggattaggggtgttcaatccagatatcgggttggtttcggttcggttcggtttttttcggtatttcggttagtaaaatataactactattctaaatccatatttactttgactttagtctttcacatacttttgaaagatttcaactggacaactaaattgatcagccaatcttgttgctttaaatcattagtatatatatatatatatatatattatttagtttgaatatttattaaataaaaattcatatgcgttatatttatgatcatttgtaacttattataacaaaaaaataatctattgatcacaaaattttcagagtgagaatcttcaaatttctaataatatatagatgttttgaaaaattcaaaatataacatataagaaaaaaatataaatgtttttattatatatttaatgtgattttttaatatcttttaataatataaaattttaaaaaagaactaagataccaaaattgttatcaaatatttattattcataataattaattttcatatatacgttaatcatattaggtaatttcgtagcttctaattaagtaaagtgcaaaaacaaaatttggtagattatttatcaattcaaatattcgatagttactttaataaaaaatataatgtaagttaagatggaccaacctattttttaagaataatatattttatatagtcatttattaaatgagaatttataatcatatagttctatgatcattcatatcgttttataactgaatatttaaatcatcgataacaaaaatttcaatgtgaaatctttaataagtttataatttataaatgtttttgaaaattcattgaaatttttaatattaaaatatttatgtaatcttatggtatatagtttaatctatatatatatatatatatgttttattattaaatgatatttttactcatatggttttaaaatcatgtgtatcttcttataatattaaataaaagttcatattaatacaattttatgatcatttgtaacttattatgacaaaaaaataatctattgatcacaaaattttaagagtggggatcttcaaatttctaataatttatagacgttttgaaaaattcaaaatataacatataaaaaaatataaatgttttttattatatatttaatgtgatttttaatatcttttaataatataaaatttttaaaatttttttttaaaaagaactaagatacaaaaattgttatcaaatatttattattcataataattaattttcacatatatgttaatcatattaggtaatttcgtagtttttatttacggaaagtgcaaaacattttttggtacgttatttatcaattcgatagttagtttaataaaaagtgtaatataagttaagatggaccaacctatttttctaagaatagtatattttatatagttatttattagataagaatttataatcatacggttctatgatcattcatatcattttataacaaaatatttaaatcatcgataacaaagttttcaatctgaaatctttaataagtttataatttataaatgttcttgaaaattcattgaaagttttaatattaaaatatttatgtaatcttatggtatatagtgtttaatctatatatatatatatatatttattttattattaaatgatattttttactcatatggttttaaaatcatgtgtatcttcttataataaaaatgttaaaccattgatcattaatttttaacataataattttaatagttttagtcatttattgtcgcttttaaaaattcaaaatataacatatacgaaaaaatctaaattttacttttatagctaatttgattgtttaatttattttaataatataaaattaaacaaaaaatgatggaggagatataaattgttatcaaatctttattattaaaatcattaattgtcatatatatattagttatttatggtaattccgtaggttttatttaagaaaagaaaataacatatcatatcattatatcatatagtttgaccaacttatgtatctaacaacatataaaaatcgaatgtggacctacttatttttcaattgaatgtaattgactacctaattgagtgccacctatgcattggagcctattttaattaatacaaaattaaggttacatcttttcaaatgttcctcaattaatatataggggatatatcAATTATATCATATAAACCGACATGTTCGCTAAGtcgatctttttttttctctctatatattCTTTCTGTAGAACGTAACTACTAAGATTATGAAACGAACCCATATGACTTGTTACAACTATGACGTACCTGTGTTTTTGATTGGTAATGCCATGTGCATTGCAAACCAGAAACAGCAAAAATTCAGGCCATACCTCCCAGTTCTACTTTTTGTTTGGGCCCAAATTAATGTCCATGATTACATATACCCTAATACTTTTGGATTCGTTGTAATGCAAGGCTTTTAAGATGCATGATCGATCATATGGTTGCAAAACCAAAGATCTTCCCAAGTCTCTTGTGGAAATAACGTAATCATCTAGAGTAAGGGCTTATTCCCTCATCACACAATGAAATTGTCACACTAGCTAGCACCAGGGTCGATTCTAAGTTTCTATTTGTTGTGGTAGTGTTCATTACTTTCACACTGATTCAGCTTCCCCTCTTGCTTGGGGTTTTGATCATTGGTTATTCCCTTGCTCAAGTATACACATCCTAAAACTAGCTCCCTTTTGGATTAGATTTTAGTGTTTCTGTCTgttgtttgattgatttcgaATAGTTGTATGAGGAGAGGTTTAACAGTACCAAGTAACCTAAGGATAGTACAGTGGCAGGCACTCAAGATCAAGAAGGACAAAACTTGAGTTCCACGTACCATGGTGGGATCTTCAAGTTGGCATTTCGCTAAACCAGTTCCTGTCCACTTTCGCTGCTCCAAGTTCTGATTTCAGGTATACTTTACTAAGAGTCATTGTGTGTATATATGTGTCTTTCTCCTTTTATGAATCATTGTCAAAATGCAAGTTCCCATTTCAACAGAAGAGAGGCAGCAGAAGCTTCAGAGCATTTCCTCTTTTTAGGAAACCATAGAGTGAGGAAGATGAAAAAAGCAGGAGAGACCGTGGGAAAGGAAGTGTTGAGAAATAGCTCCACATTTTACTGgaagacaacaacaaaaacagtCCACAGGATCTTCAAGCCGAAATAAGATTGCTGAAATGATAGAGAAACTAGACCACAAGTTCTTGAAAAGGTTAAGATGTGGACTTGCAATTATAGGCTGATGAGACAAACAACAACACAAACAAGACAGATAGAAACAAGAACTGAAAGCTCCCGTCGAAGCAGAATGAGTTTTGATTTGAAAACACATCAGAGAAGAGTGGCAGAAGACAAAGTGGTGAAGAGATCAGAGAATGCTAAAGCTTTCAGAAGGTTTCAGATCACTATGATAGAACGGTTATCTCGTAAAGAACAACTCCATTAACTCATCTCTCCAAACAATCAAACGAGCTAGCTGTCAAACTTCAGAACACATATTCATAACTTGCATTTGTTCTATAGCGTGTTTGTGTATACAAAAAGACTTCTTATTGTATTGTTTCCATTAATGCAAACATTAATTATGACATGGATTTTCTCCACCTTGAAGGTGTTGTTCTTCCTTTGACAAGCCTTGTCTTCATATTCCCAGGAGTCCTTGGCTCCAACTCCTCACCATTATCACCTACTTCTTCCTCACCGTTCATCATCTTTTCAACGCCAACACTTCCTCTAATAGAAGGTCCTAACCCAAGCCTCTTCCACCTGAAAAACCCTTTACTCCCACCACCACTACTCTTCTTCTCCATAAGCCTCTCCATCTGCATATGCATTGCACCACACTCACTCTGCAGCCTCAACACATCATCTCGAAGTCTCTTTATCTCCGCTTGCTGGACATTCATCTCGCGTTTAGACAAGCACTGTGGTCCAGAGCCTGGCTCGGAGGAATGTGAGCCAGATGGACTCCAGTCAACGTGACGGCTTAGCTTTGTCTGCTCAGTGAACAACACTCTGATGATTGATCTCACGGGTAAACGATCGTTCTGAGCTGCATGAAGAGCTGCTTCTGGTGATAGCTTTCTGCTATCAATGAGTCTACACAGTTCTTTCCTTTCTTGCTTCATCACTTGAGGATGTGCCTGTAATGGAATTTGAAAATCTTGAATTGAGTCTCAACttcaaatatataaactttatgttaattttttggGATTAAATAAACCTATTTTAACAAATAAGATATTTTTCCAAAagcagaaaataatataaaggttttaaaaaatataaatatggatCTAAAGAATTACTCATTcagtttctaaaaatgcatatttttatgtttcacacatattaacaatattaaaaattaaatataaatacataattatctgcaattaattttattttctacaacTTTAGACCAATAACATTTGAATAAGtgcaatttattttttctattttttctttaaataattcTAGACTTACAATTTCcattattaactaataaaatttgcataaaaaaacataaatcattttgaaacaaaattttattgtaaaacatttatctataaattcacacaattaataaacaaaccttaaaaatgaatatttgcctccatatagttttttttttttgctttcttcaTATTAGTCTCGATTAATTGACAACACTTTATTATCATTACCTTGAGATATGTATCAATGGCGCGGTACAAGCCATCCTCTGTGGTACGAGCATGGCTAGGCAGAGCTTCGGCTAGTGATATAAGCTCCGGTAGAGTCAAACCACCGTCAATAGCAGCTTCAGCGAGGTAAGAGTCAACAAGCTTGGCCACCTTGACAAGAGCCGCACCGGTTTTAACACCTTCACTATCCAAACCAGCGAACTTCTTCACGAGACGAGTCACGAGCTCAACGTCGAGCAAAGTCCCGCACGTGTGGCTAAACGAAGGTATCATGAGCTCCTTGAGAGAGGCTTGGTCCAGCTGCCAAGACACCCTGTTTTCAAGCTCCGTTAAGTAGTTCTGATTGGCTCCGACCATCTTGGCCGTCCTAAGGAGACGGAGGAGGAAGTTACATGGAACAGAGTCTTTCTCCGGAGGGAGGATTCCGGTTAGAGTTTCGACGAAAAACCGTTTCTTCATTACAGAAGCCGTAACGCTCTCCGTCGGTGGTGGTGGTGTTACCGTGGCGGCGGAGACGTTACCGGAGAGATCAGGGAGCCACTTGGAAGCGTAGTGAGCGATGATGGAGCCGATGAGGTCTGGTCGGATGCCTTTGGATTTGATGCCGGTGATGGTTTTGACGAAGTAGTTCATGTCTTGGATAGAGGCTTCGTCGAACCAAGAGTAGTACTCCATCTCACCGGCGAACGTTTCTTGGTGATGATGGGACGGTGGATTGGCGTAGACGGTGACGGGTTCCGGCGAAGGTGGTTTCTCCATTTTGTttcgcttttttttttctttcaccgTGAGCTTGAAGTTCAGTGTCGTGGTAGAATGTAGAGCTAGCAGAATGGTTTTTATATTGTAAGAAAAAATGATGGGTGGTCCTTTtacattttcttataatatatgattaatattcaATCCGTAAAACCTTGATATGTATTCATGCATTTTCATAGTTTCAGTGTCTTCAtagtttttcattattttaataaattaagaagttaataaatcatgaaaataaatgttttatggTTTTATATGAGATGATACATAGAATACATGATCCTAAATTCCTAATGTTAAGACTTAAGAGGATTGAGAGCCTGTAGGAAGATAAAATATAAGAGAAGGATGGAGACAATACCTATCTTAATTACATAATTGTCTTATTACAAAGGGAATATAATCAATGCATGAACGTGTCCTTATTCTCCGCCATGATAATGGTAAACCGTATTCTAGTGATATCGATATATTGCAagatatataataaatgagTATTTATAGCATCAGTTTAATCTCGACTGTAAAACTGATTTTGGTTGGTCTAAACAAGAATGACAACCAATCGCTCGTGGTAAAGGAGGTACAGCTGTACTGTCCGCCACCCAggttcgagccttggccacaacggatttaacatcccttccgttggggcgctgtACCCCTTTCAGaggatagttgggaatgtggctgcccagataccagagttatcaaaaaaaaaaaaaaaaaaaaacaagaatgacCTAGAAAGGATCATTGTTCGACGAATTCAAACagtaaatgttttgtaaaaacaggttatatagtatataacaaACGAAGTACATTCATGAATGAATGACTGCGAGTTTGATTGTTAAAAGAAACTAACGAGGTAAACTTATAGTATATATTGAGCTAAGAAAAAGACAGTATTTTGGGAAAGACAAAAGAATCAGAGTCTCTCTTATTGCTCTTTTGTAATAATATCCTTCTCTCCATGTGGGTTTTCTAGTGAAACGACAATGCATGGTCCCGGTTTCGAATTATAATGACCATGCCGTTTGTCTCATCACACACACGTACATGCCAAGCAAAAGATTCTATCTCTAACGTCTCTTTTTGTTCCCATTGCACATTCACAACACATCATGAGTGCGATAACACACCAACCGGTTTAGCCCGTTGATGGCCCATTGAAGGTCTATCTATCTACACATATGGGCTTGGCTGTTCTTCGGTGTTTGGGTCACCTTTACACAAACTGATAAGAtcataagaagcttgatttttttttctctcacataagaagcttgatttcaTTTACCTTTTCATAGtacatatgatgaagttgttctaATAAGCTGTATTTGGCACCATCAGTGAAGATGTTGTTCAGGGAAACTTACATAGACTATTGGTAGAAGAGGAGTCACCACGAAGATAGTTAGATGCAGTAACCATGGACTTTCAAAAAGCACAAGCGAGAAAGACTACGGTTACGATTGGTAACCATCGCTTAATCGCAGAAAAAATAGTTAAACtgcagaaaaaataattaaacagctgaaaattttaaaatttgtgaaatggTGGAATATATTAAACTGATCAcactattttatatagtattcaattttttataataaaaaacaaatatcaataatTAAACTAGTTATtacaaaatgtgaaaataactaaaatttatttaaaaatatcttatttctTATTATAAATATCTAGTTTATCTTTCAATACATTTTAATAATAGATTGacatttaataatatacaaattatattataacttTATTTACAACATAACTATTTatcataaaaaattttattgctatgtattttaaaatttaagatagtATTAGCATATAATTATAGTAAGAAagtattgattttataaaaaaaatttgccaTAATCTACTAGAACTCACTTTTCCACTTAATGAAAtctttcttaatatttttgtcAGCGTTTTTCATTCCACAATATTTTGTTGATCGGTAAAGTAATTGCGGAATGGCGTATAACACGACATTCCGCAAAGTTACCGATCAAAACCTATATATGGGTGTGATCTTGGCAGCAAAACCCCGGCATTCCTTGTCGGAAATGTAGCAGTTCACTGTGATCCTTACCATAGTTGGCAAAGGCGGATCTAGGAGAACATTTAGTTGGTGACATTCACATAAGATGGCAAAGTAACGCGTAAGCAACCACTAAAGGGGCAAGGTTGATAGTAATACCCAGTGGCGGAGCCACTTTGGGTTGAGGGGGTCAGTTGATCTTTatgaaatctataaaaaaaaaataggtttaGGCTTGCTTTTAGTGTTATTCTTGTGGTGAGATGGTCAAAATCTCTTCCTTTGACCCCCATGTCAAGACCATGCACGACTCTTTTTCCTCTAATAAAATCATTTTGACCCCTATAAAATCTATATCTAGCTCTGCCACTGGTAATACCGTAACGGTAAGGTGTTGCAGCCAAAAGGTTAAATTCTTATGCTTGTCTGACTAATAGCTGTGATTGAAAGGGGTACAACAAGCACTCCCATAAGCTTACAAGCTCTTTTGACCTATGATGAAGTGTATATATACAAACATTATTAGGGATAAGGTTTTCTCACTGCTATGCGAACCCATCTTCGTCTTTGTAAGTTCATTAGACCGATTCCATTAGagaagtgagagagagagagaaagcgcGGTTAATCAAAGAAGAAATCAAACAACGTCTCTTGGCTAGAAAGCTTTATACATAGAAGCAAGAAAAGATCACATATTGTTTTAGGCAGAGTGTTGTTGACGAACACAAAATAAGGCTTTGTCAAGAGACAATGTAATCTAGCACTCGAGATATAGATGAATTGACCAACCGACATATCTCTTTGAACTGAAACCTAACATTTGAAAGACAACAACTCAAGATATCTTCAaagaacaaaatatttgaaatatgtagATAAAATAAAGTTGACTTTTTCCCTTTTTATGACATGTGGAAGAGaagtttgttgacatgtgttttcatgttttttttttgtattttaaatctttcttcttttaaattattacaGTTTACTCCATAAATTTCTAATTGTGTACTATCTAATCCTTCTCGCACTTATTGGtccgaaataaataaaataatataaatatattttaaattttaaatttattaataactaaaaatacataaaatttcaccattttattatttttttacaaatttttcttattttatttacaaattatatatttatttcactattaatatcataagataatcaaaCTAAGAATAAGAAATTAGAGCACCAACACAAATAACCAAGAAAACGAGCCAGATGGAGAATAATAATCGAAAGGCCAAAGCCACCAAGAAGCATGAAGATATATGTTTAAAGCACCAGAATCACAACCAGTAGCTAAAAGGTAAGAAACATCTCATAAACTAAACACGAACATACAAGACGGCCATACAAGTGAAAAAAcacaaagctctggatagaaaagaccaaagctccaagagactaacttcgcacacctataccaaaggaaacatgaaaagaaaagaaacaacttgagaaAGGGAGAACGGAAGACAACCACCAAAAAATCAGAAACTAAACTTGAGACCAAAAATTACCTTCCAAGCCCACATAGCATAcacgaacgaaaacattatcTAAACCTCGAAtggcaaacatggtgaaagggagagccaccagagatgcgatgaaagctgcaaagagATGCGAGAATAGAGAGGGAAAGAGAGACAAAATGAAATCAGCAAACTATGGAGCCGCTCTCgagctatgaaagagagcatagaagtcagaacaccaaaaactagatcttgaaaaccaagacgagcaaagactattgacggtaagccaacgacgatgaataaaacatcaaagacgactaaactctgacccaaccaaggagatgcaattcctaacatcagctgaaTTCTAAAGAAAAAGATGAGCAATCAATATTGACTGGAACAGCCTACAATACCGTGAGAATCAACCGAACAACTGAAAACTCAGAAATCtgatctacaacaaataccatataatctcaCAGGTGAAGAATCCaaagaaaaacaagagaaataagtgagtctttttccggtgatggtgagaagcaccgcacCCCAGAAAGGTAACGAACTACATAGACGGTGACGGCTCAAGTCAAAATATGGGAAGAGgacaaaaaatatcttaaaacttttaattttcaaaaatatgaaaaaatataataaaattttgacgTTGAAACCATTAATCTTAGAATTAATCAACAAATGCGTAGAtgcaaaattattgaaattcaatattcttTTACGTTAGGGGTTCACTTCACTATTAACGAGTACTGTACACACAATAacacattattcaaaaaaaaaatacaaaatatattaacctatcacctactactacataacacattaaaaacaccaaataatgctcttaacaaataaaaacgacaacataattacattatccaaaaaatcatgttcttagcaataatctcctatatattatttgtgaaacattacaacttctttttgtagccacatgtcattactagaatgattcttagaattactagagaaataggttggtccatctaattatataataaactttttattaaactaaccataaattcatttttaatgtcacttattatttccttaaataaagattacggaattgcctaatgtggacaaagtatatatgacaattaatgattttgaataataaagatctgataaaaaaatgtatcttctatcaaatttgtttaatttaaaactattaaaataactttaaaaaaacaaaataaccatattataaaaatttagatttttctgtatattttatattttgaattttaaaaaatgactataaattactaaaactgttaaaaatctcacattcaaattttgcgatccatggtttaaaatttttgttatgacagaatacaaatgattacaaaatcatataagtaaaagtctaatttaattaatcattaagatttaaaatatatatatgtatatatatatcattctaaattaaactataaaccatattgaataaataaatattttagtttcaaaatttactttgaagaattttttttgataaaagttttgaacaaacactgataattttttttaaattatcaattactaaaattattaatcccacaatgaaaattttgttatcagtaatttaaagtttttgctattaaagatacacatgatcaaaaaacatatgagtagaaagcatcattttaaaaaaaaatagacattaatattaaaaatatactatgtatgttaatatcatttaaatttaattacatatcctatcaattttttttttaaaattgtttggattaataaaatttatttatacgttcgcaccaatttaattatatatgtaatagttactgacttttaattatttaatacatatttattatttcataatatgtaagaacatataatatataaaataatttatatatataatttttattccgCGCAAAGTGCCTATCTTAATCTAGTAAAACAATATTCAGCGCACACTAGCATGTAGATAAAATTAACATTGATGTTTCTAATAATAAAAGCGGGATAGCCGGTTGGGAGAGCGtaccataaaaatatattatatatattattcttgCATCTATTAACACCAAGACGGGATAGCTCAGTTGGTTGAGCGTCATCTCTTGTGGAAGGGTGCCGCGTGTTCGATTCATGCTCTCTtcatacttttatttatttatacttttttaACCGGTTATCGTCTTTGGACTCAATTGATTCGATTCGGTTTGGCTTCTCCTACATATGGCCTCTCCGGTTCAGCAGAAAAGATACAAATCATCATAATATGGGCCTATTAAGTAGTTTATGATACAATTTTGTAACCACATTTATTGATACTTTATAGATCCAAGCTTCTAATGATAGTTCTGATAATTACGAT
The window above is part of the Brassica napus cultivar Da-Ae chromosome C3, Da-Ae, whole genome shotgun sequence genome. Proteins encoded here:
- the LOC106406389 gene encoding coleoptile phototropism protein 1, which encodes MEKPPSPEPVTVYANPPSHHHQETFAGEMEYYSWFDEASIQDMNYFVKTITGIKSKGIRPDLIGSIIAHYASKWLPDLSGNVSAATVTPPPPTESVTASVMKKRFFVETLTGILPPEKDSVPCNFLLRLLRTAKMVGANQNYLTELENRVSWQLDQASLKELMIPSFSHTCGTLLDVELVTRLVKKFAGLDSEGVKTGAALVKVAKLVDSYLAEAAIDGGLTLPELISLAEALPSHARTTEDGLYRAIDTYLKAHPQVMKQERKELCRLIDSRKLSPEAALHAAQNDRLPVRSIIRVLFTEQTKLSRHVDWSPSGSHSSEPGSGPQCLSKREMNVQQAEIKRLRDDVLRLQSECGAMHMQMERLMEKKSSGGGSKGFFRWKRLGLGPSIRGSVGVEKMMNGEEEVGDNGEELEPRTPGNMKTRLVKGRTTPSRWRKSMS
- the LOC106406807 gene encoding auxin-responsive protein IAA19, whose product is MEKDGLGLEITELRLGLPGTEKMMKKRGFTEMIMASSGSNSDQCESGVVSSGGDVGKVSESPVAKSQVVGWPPVCSYRRKNSCKEVSTTKVGLGYVKVSMDGVPYLRKMDLGSSQGYDDLAFALDKLFGFHGIGVALKDGDNCEYVTIYEDKDGDWMLAGDVPWGMFIESCKRLRIMKRSDATGFGLQPRGVDE